Proteins from one Oryza sativa Japonica Group chromosome 12, ASM3414082v1 genomic window:
- the LOC4352070 gene encoding histone H3.2 codes for MARTKQTAKKSTASNVPRKLLVMKVARKSAPTMAGLKKPHRFKPGTVALREIRTYQKSTELLIRKLPFQRLVQEIAQDVRSYVRFQSSAVVALQEAAETYLVGLFKDTNLCVIHAKRVTIMPKDIQLARRIRGEKA; via the coding sequence ATGGCCCGCACAAAGCAGACGGCGAAGAAGTCCACCGCCAGCAATGTGCCGAGGAAGCTGCTGGTGATGAAGGTGGCACGCAAGTCAGCACCGACGATGGCAGGGCTGAAGAAGCCACACCGCTTCAAGCCAGGGACCGTCGCACTCCGAGAGATCCGCACATACCAGAAGAGCACAGAGCTGCTAATCCGCAAGCTCCCCTTCCAGCGGCTGGTGCAGGAGATCGCGCAGGACGTTAGGTCCTATGTTCGCTTCCAGAGCTCTGCCGTGGTTGCGCTGCAGGAGGCTGCCGAGACCTACCTTGTGGGGCTCTTCAAGGACACCAACCTCTGTGTTATCCATGCCAAACGCGTCACCATCATGCCCAAGGACATCCAGCTCGCGCGCCGCATCAGGGGCGAGAAGGCCTAG
- the LOC136354542 gene encoding uncharacterized protein, protein MAFDDALNITLTSPSRDQFKHAIHLNFKATNNTAEYEGLLAGIRAAATLGVKREPLEPSTFLDVLTKPSVKEANDESSTVVPDISSGALGAEHVVADIETTDDWRTPLIKFLSSDKLPEDDAVAEKITRQAKIYCMIGNDLYKKAPNGILLKCISFDDGKHLLLDIHEGICGSHAFGRTLVGKAFRQGFFWLTALKDACDMGGYRFLFMAIDKFTKWIEATPTGEVKADNAIKFVKGIFCRYGLPHRIITDNGSQFISADFQDYCIGLGVKICFASVSHPPSNGQVKRANGIVLQGIKTRVYDRLMSHDKKWIEELPSVLWAVRTTPTTSNKETPFFLVYGSEAMLPTELRHQSTRV, encoded by the exons atggcgttcgacgaCGCACTCAACATCaccttgacatcaccttcgagagatcagttcaagcatgcaattcacctcaacttcaaggcgaccaacaacacagccgagtacgaaggactactcgccgggataagagcAGCAGCTACACTAGGAGTCAA acgagagccACTCGAACCTAGCACTTTCCTGGACGTCCTGACAAAGCCATCGGTGAAAGAAGCAAACGACGAAAGTAGCACAGTTGTCCCCGACATCAGCTCGGGGGCTCTAGGGGCAGAACACGTCGTTGCCGAcatcgagaccacagacgactggcggACCCCGCTCATCAAGTTCCTAAGTAGTGAcaagttgcccgaggacgatgcAGTAGCTGAGAAGATAACCCGACAAGCCAAGATTTATTGTATGATCGGTAACGATCTGTACAAGAAGGCGCCAAACGGGATACTTCTCAAATGCATTTCGTTCGACGACGGCAAGcatctcctcctcgacatacatgaaggaATCTGCGGGTCACACGCCTTCGGTCGGACATTAGTTGgaaaagcctttcgacaagggtttttctggctGACTGCGCTCAAAGACGCTTGCGACATG ggcggctacaggtttCTATTCatggcgatcgacaagttcaccaagtggattgaagcgacgCCCACAGGGGAAGTTAAGGCCGACAATGCCATCAAATTTGtcaaagggatattctgcagatacggattgcctcaccgcatcataacaGACAATGGCTCGCAGTTCATCAGTGCCGACTTTCAGGATTACTGTATCGGAttgggagtcaagatctgctttgcttcggtttctcaccctccgagcaatggacaggtcaaaagggcaaacggcatagtattacaagggatcaagacccgtgtctacgacagactcatgtcacacgacaagaAGTGGATCGAAGAACTCCCCTCGGTTCTATGGGCCgtgcgtaccacaccgacaacatccaataaggagacacccttcttcctcgtgtatggCTCAGAGGCTATGCTCCCCACggagctacgacatcagagcACACGAGTATAG